A genomic stretch from Limnobacter thiooxidans includes:
- a CDS encoding response regulator, whose amino-acid sequence MKILLAEDDSLLSEGLSQSLRQAGYAVDCMFKGSDADTALTTMNYDILILDLGLPKMSGLEVLRRLRARGNHMPVLILTAADSVEQRVQGLDAGADDYMAKPFDLKELEARVRALSRRGTGGGASIWKHGPLTFDQVGRIAFINDDMLDLSAREVGLLEVLLQRVGRLVSKEQFVDHLCEWGEEVSNNAIEVYIHRLRKKIEVNGVRIATVRGLGYCLEKYVEKEATPNANADANT is encoded by the coding sequence ATGAAAATACTTTTGGCCGAGGACGACAGCCTGTTGTCCGAGGGGCTTTCACAGTCCCTGCGGCAAGCGGGTTATGCGGTCGACTGCATGTTCAAAGGCAGCGACGCAGACACCGCGCTGACCACCATGAACTACGACATTCTGATTCTCGACCTGGGTCTGCCCAAGATGAGTGGCCTGGAAGTTCTGCGCCGCCTGCGTGCGCGGGGCAATCACATGCCTGTGCTTATTCTGACCGCGGCAGACAGCGTAGAGCAACGCGTTCAAGGACTGGATGCAGGTGCTGACGACTACATGGCCAAGCCCTTTGACCTCAAAGAACTGGAGGCCCGCGTGCGGGCTTTGTCGCGTCGGGGCACCGGAGGTGGCGCCAGCATCTGGAAACACGGACCGCTGACGTTCGACCAGGTGGGGCGAATTGCCTTCATCAACGACGACATGCTGGACTTGTCTGCGCGCGAAGTGGGCCTGCTGGAAGTTCTTCTGCAACGCGTGGGCAGGCTGGTCAGCAAGGAACAGTTTGTTGACCACCTGTGCGAATGGGGCGAAGAAGTCAGCAACAACGCGATCGAGGTTTACATTCACCGGCTGCGCAAAAAAATCGAGGTGAACGGTGTGCGAATCGCGACCGTGCGCGGATTGGGCTACTGCCTTGAAAAATACGTTGAAAAAGAAGCAACACCTAATGCCAATGCAGATGCCAACACCTAG
- a CDS encoding sensor histidine kinase: protein MAWYKRNPLASGQHQRRSLFGEILDWMLAPLLILWPMSIGVTYLVAKSIANDPFDHILDDKITALAQEVAAQAPSGRFSLPKEAKEILLADGTDQLRLQIVGKNNEFLMGDERTLPIPQREARQIGVVNFRDLVVNGEDFRAGHLWIELPTVGENRFMLIQIAETLGKRDGLANEIIKGVILPQFVILPLAVLLVWFGLSRGIAPLNTLLDIIRARKPDDLSALQTKDTPEELLPVIVALNEQLERLEQTIGTQKRFVADAAHQLKTPLAGLRMQVELLSDETDETARLRSLRRLKVGTERSTRLVNQLLALARTEAPSVLQFEKLDLTHVARSVTRDFVPEAMNKRIDLGVEVPDHPVYVTGQTLMLTEMLKNLVENALRYTPNEGCVTVRVDDSPQREAILLEVEDDGPGIPPSERNLVFDRFYRVLGTSEDGSGLGLAIVQETAHQHDAHVSIHDNPKSLHADRPGTVMRVSFPPRHRQMED, encoded by the coding sequence TTGGCCTGGTACAAAAGGAACCCGCTTGCTTCCGGGCAGCACCAGCGCCGATCCCTGTTCGGGGAAATTCTTGACTGGATGCTTGCCCCACTGCTGATACTTTGGCCCATGAGCATCGGCGTCACTTACCTGGTGGCCAAGTCAATCGCCAACGATCCCTTTGATCACATTCTGGACGACAAGATCACCGCACTGGCTCAAGAGGTGGCTGCGCAAGCCCCCAGTGGCCGTTTCAGCCTTCCCAAGGAGGCCAAGGAAATTTTGCTGGCCGACGGCACTGACCAGTTACGGCTGCAAATCGTGGGCAAGAACAACGAGTTCCTGATGGGTGACGAACGCACCCTACCTATTCCACAGCGTGAAGCCCGGCAAATTGGCGTGGTCAACTTCCGCGACCTCGTGGTGAATGGGGAAGACTTTCGCGCAGGCCACCTTTGGATCGAATTGCCGACCGTGGGCGAAAACCGGTTCATGCTGATCCAGATTGCCGAAACACTGGGCAAACGCGATGGCCTGGCCAATGAAATCATCAAGGGCGTGATTTTGCCGCAGTTCGTCATTCTGCCGCTGGCCGTGTTACTGGTGTGGTTTGGACTGTCACGCGGTATCGCGCCGTTGAATACCTTGCTGGACATCATTCGTGCCAGGAAACCCGATGATTTAAGTGCGCTTCAAACCAAGGACACCCCGGAAGAATTGCTGCCCGTAATCGTGGCGCTGAACGAACAGCTTGAGCGCCTTGAGCAAACCATTGGCACCCAGAAACGCTTTGTGGCCGATGCCGCGCACCAACTTAAAACCCCGCTGGCGGGGTTGCGCATGCAGGTTGAACTGCTCAGCGATGAAACCGACGAAACCGCCAGGCTGCGCAGCCTGCGCCGCTTGAAGGTGGGCACGGAACGCTCCACGCGCCTGGTCAACCAGTTGCTTGCCTTGGCGAGAACCGAAGCCCCTTCCGTGCTGCAATTCGAGAAACTGGACCTGACCCACGTTGCGAGGTCGGTCACCCGCGATTTCGTACCCGAGGCCATGAACAAGCGCATTGACCTGGGCGTCGAGGTACCCGATCACCCGGTGTATGTGACAGGCCAAACCCTGATGCTGACCGAAATGCTGAAGAACCTGGTGGAGAACGCCTTGCGGTATACGCCCAACGAGGGCTGTGTCACGGTTCGGGTCGACGACAGCCCTCAACGCGAAGCCATTCTGCTGGAAGTGGAAGACGATGGGCCCGGCATACCGCCTAGCGAACGCAACCTGGTGTTTGACCGCTTTTACCGCGTACTGGGCACCAGTGAAGACGGCTCAGGCCTGGGCCTGGCCATTGTTCAGGAAACTGCTCATCAGCACGACGCGCACGTCAGCATTCACGACAATCCGAAGTCTCTGCACGCAGATCGACCCGGCACCGTGATGCGTGTCAGTTTCCCACCCCGCCACCGGCAGATGGAAGATTGA
- a CDS encoding PhoH family protein has translation MKSKGSEWQAPEDDNHKLANLCGPVDANLRQIEAALQVKISRRNGTLNVVGEKENAKQAFILINHFFEKSEKPVTADEIQLALVELKNTNTVASSKKEPNIITGEDEPVVLRTKRGDFQPRTERQKDYLKAVLEHDLTFGIGPAGTGKTYIAVACAIDALERDSVKRIILTRPAVEAGERLGFLPGDLNQKVDPYLRPLYDALYDLAGYERVQKWFERNVIEIAPLAYMRGRTLSHAFVILDEAQNTTPEQMKMFLTRIGFGSKAVITGDVTQIDLPRGQQSGLVQTQHVLRNVKGISMTYFTSQDVVRHPLVARIVEAYERFHNPERPNLPTEPNAQ, from the coding sequence ATGAAATCAAAAGGCAGTGAATGGCAAGCCCCCGAAGATGACAACCACAAGCTCGCCAACCTGTGCGGCCCCGTGGATGCCAACCTTCGGCAAATTGAAGCAGCCCTGCAGGTAAAAATTTCACGCCGCAACGGCACCTTGAATGTAGTGGGCGAGAAGGAAAACGCCAAGCAGGCTTTTATCCTGATCAATCACTTCTTCGAGAAAAGCGAAAAACCTGTCACTGCCGATGAAATTCAACTGGCGCTGGTTGAACTGAAAAATACCAACACCGTCGCCAGTTCGAAAAAGGAACCGAACATCATTACCGGCGAAGACGAGCCCGTGGTGTTGCGCACCAAGCGCGGCGACTTTCAGCCCCGCACTGAACGCCAGAAGGATTACCTGAAAGCCGTTCTGGAACACGACCTGACTTTCGGCATTGGCCCCGCCGGTACTGGAAAAACCTACATTGCCGTGGCCTGCGCCATTGATGCACTTGAACGTGACAGCGTGAAGCGCATCATCCTGACCCGCCCCGCCGTTGAAGCCGGCGAGCGCCTGGGCTTCCTGCCGGGTGACCTGAACCAGAAGGTAGACCCCTATTTGCGCCCCCTGTACGATGCCCTGTATGACTTGGCAGGCTATGAACGCGTCCAGAAGTGGTTTGAACGCAATGTCATTGAAATCGCGCCCCTGGCCTACATGCGCGGCCGCACGCTAAGCCACGCATTTGTCATTCTCGACGAGGCGCAGAACACCACGCCCGAACAGATGAAAATGTTTTTGACCCGCATTGGTTTTGGCAGCAAGGCAGTGATCACCGGCGACGTGACCCAGATCGACCTGCCCCGTGGCCAGCAAAGCGGCCTGGTACAAACCCAACACGTGCTGCGCAACGTGAAAGGCATCTCAATGACCTACTTCACCAGCCAGGACGTGGTTCGCCACCCCCTGGTGGCCCGTATTGTTGAGGCTTATGAACGTTTCCACAACCCCGAACGACCCAACCTGCCAACCGAACCCAATGCCCAATAA
- the ybeY gene encoding rRNA maturation RNase YbeY, with protein sequence MPNKASNLVSVAIQWAVHADHPPFSEVDNSRIRRWAKACFLDRSEITIRLVGEEEGRQLNRDFRGKDYATNVLTFPMDMPDLGADSGLPVFMADIVICPTVVEREAAEQHKDPIDHLAHLIVHGCLHAQGYVHESDNQAELMENREIEILKRFKISNPYVLSSKK encoded by the coding sequence ATGCCCAATAAAGCCAGCAACCTTGTCAGCGTGGCCATTCAATGGGCTGTGCATGCCGACCACCCTCCATTCTCGGAAGTGGACAACAGCCGCATTCGGCGCTGGGCGAAAGCCTGCTTTCTAGACCGCTCGGAGATCACCATTCGCTTGGTGGGCGAAGAAGAAGGCCGGCAACTGAACCGTGACTTCCGCGGAAAAGACTACGCCACCAATGTGCTGACCTTCCCCATGGACATGCCTGACCTGGGTGCCGACTCCGGCTTGCCCGTGTTCATGGCCGATATCGTGATTTGCCCCACCGTGGTGGAACGCGAGGCGGCTGAACAGCACAAAGACCCGATCGACCATCTTGCCCACCTGATTGTGCACGGCTGCCTGCATGCCCAAGGCTATGTACACGAGAGCGACAACCAGGCAGAACTGATGGAAAACCGGGAAATTGAAATCCTGAAACGTTTCAAGATATCAAACCCTTACGTGCTTTCCAGCAAAAAATAA
- a CDS encoding response regulator transcription factor, which produces MPKLLIVEDHPMTAMITEEIFSSIIEPHEVTYVEKMCDLQALDSGSFDLVLSDLVIPGATPEEVLSWISTHFMHARRFFFTSIEDEELVGKIKSSGGVYLSKSTKFKNIVEEVQHSLNKDLFKTDGIENRSIYQSLIQMPGANKPLTIKQARVIDHLSTGMSVKEIAREMKVSPDTVKAHLRDAFLRLDVVNSKEAVTCFLQAKKMAERLYGKEAVERSMCSEPQ; this is translated from the coding sequence ATGCCCAAACTGTTGATAGTTGAAGACCATCCCATGACCGCAATGATTACTGAGGAAATCTTCTCCTCGATTATTGAACCCCATGAAGTCACGTATGTTGAGAAAATGTGTGATTTGCAGGCACTTGATTCAGGCAGTTTTGATTTGGTTCTGTCAGACCTTGTTATACCTGGCGCCACACCCGAGGAAGTGCTGTCATGGATTTCCACCCATTTCATGCACGCCAGGCGCTTCTTCTTCACATCCATAGAGGATGAGGAATTGGTTGGAAAAATCAAAAGCAGTGGTGGTGTTTATTTGTCAAAAAGTACCAAGTTCAAAAATATTGTCGAAGAGGTTCAGCATTCCCTCAACAAGGACTTGTTCAAAACGGATGGCATTGAAAACCGAAGCATTTATCAAAGCCTGATTCAGATGCCGGGTGCCAACAAGCCATTGACCATCAAGCAGGCCCGGGTTATCGATCACTTGAGTACCGGGATGTCGGTCAAGGAAATTGCCCGTGAAATGAAGGTCAGTCCGGATACGGTCAAGGCCCACCTTCGGGACGCCTTTCTCAGGCTTGATGTGGTTAACTCGAAAGAAGCAGTAACGTGCTTTTTACAGGCCAAGAAAATGGCTGAGCGGCTTTATGGCAAAGAAGCTGTGGAACGAAGCATGTGCAGTGAGCCTCAATGA